From Chryseobacterium shandongense, the proteins below share one genomic window:
- a CDS encoding YceI family protein, with protein MKRLLLFAMMCVSMSFVFGQKKGDKVVKVTSSEIRWWGYKVVKTVPTTHSGTVKLKSGKFTFDKTVLIDGEFVIDMKSLMAGDVSSQDADMVKLTNDLKSSNFFDVKKFPLAKFHLTKIIPLANSDYNSTVYGDVTIKGVRKTITFPANVYITQFTVVIESAKFSLNRRDFKVFYQSSLKDYFIKNEMDIQFKISTEKLDNENRTPVKKKK; from the coding sequence ATGAAAAGATTACTATTGTTTGCTATGATGTGTGTAAGCATGTCATTTGTTTTCGGTCAGAAGAAAGGAGATAAGGTGGTAAAAGTTACATCATCCGAGATCAGATGGTGGGGATATAAAGTAGTGAAAACGGTTCCTACAACACATTCGGGAACGGTAAAGCTGAAAAGTGGGAAGTTTACTTTTGATAAGACCGTTCTTATCGACGGCGAGTTCGTGATCGATATGAAGTCGCTTATGGCCGGTGATGTTTCAAGCCAGGATGCAGATATGGTAAAACTAACGAACGATCTCAAAAGTTCAAATTTCTTTGATGTTAAGAAGTTTCCGTTGGCGAAATTCCACTTAACGAAGATTATTCCGTTGGCAAACAGCGACTATAATTCTACTGTTTACGGAGATGTAACGATAAAAGGTGTGAGAAAAACAATTACTTTTCCTGCAAATGTTTATATCACCCAGTTTACTGTAGTGATAGAATCTGCAAAATTCTCCTTAAACAGAAGAGATTTCAAAGTATTTTACCAGTCTTCTTTGAAAGATTATTTCATTAAAAACGAAATGGACATTCAGTTTAAGATTTCAACCGAGAAATTGGATAACGAAAACAGAACTCCGGTTAAAAAGAAAAAATAA
- a CDS encoding helix-turn-helix transcriptional regulator — protein sequence MSSNKNALIRYKTLDKCLKNKYRKYTLEDLIDECSEALFEYEGKESFVSRRTVQLDLQNMRSEKFGYEAPIEVYERKYYRYSDPDYSIHNISVNESDLKAMNNAVQILKQFKDFSMFKEMNGVIQKLEDSIHATNHKSIIHLDKNEQLKGLEHIDILYESIVSKKVLRILYKSFTAREANSFTVHPQLLKEYNNRWFLICIYKGKMYNLALDRMEQIEHEEKAEYIDRNLDGDEYFKDIVGVTVSETMKPRYVVFFVDSSNAPYVKTKPFHRSQEIISENEEGTMFRICVQINYELERLLLGFGDCLIVHQPKKLRMRMEEKFRSGFNNYKNLNPEDEE from the coding sequence ATGTCATCCAATAAAAACGCCCTGATCCGCTACAAAACGCTGGATAAATGCCTGAAAAACAAATACCGGAAATATACGCTGGAAGATCTGATCGACGAATGTTCCGAAGCATTGTTTGAATATGAAGGAAAAGAATCTTTTGTAAGCAGACGCACGGTGCAGCTCGATCTGCAGAATATGCGAAGTGAAAAATTCGGTTATGAGGCTCCGATTGAGGTCTATGAAAGGAAATATTACCGCTACAGCGATCCGGATTACAGCATTCACAATATTTCCGTGAACGAAAGCGATCTGAAAGCCATGAACAATGCCGTCCAGATTCTGAAGCAGTTCAAGGATTTTTCCATGTTTAAGGAAATGAACGGGGTCATCCAGAAACTGGAAGATTCCATCCATGCTACCAACCATAAGTCGATTATTCATCTGGATAAAAACGAACAGCTGAAAGGCCTGGAGCATATCGATATCCTTTATGAAAGCATTGTCAGCAAAAAAGTCCTACGCATTCTGTATAAAAGCTTTACGGCAAGAGAAGCGAATAGTTTTACCGTCCATCCGCAGCTGCTAAAGGAGTACAACAACCGCTGGTTCCTGATCTGTATTTACAAAGGCAAAATGTACAATCTGGCGCTGGACCGCATGGAACAAATTGAACATGAGGAAAAAGCCGAATATATAGACCGGAATCTTGATGGCGATGAATATTTTAAAGATATCGTAGGGGTAACCGTCTCCGAAACAATGAAACCCCGATATGTTGTCTTCTTTGTAGATTCATCCAACGCTCCCTATGTAAAAACAAAACCTTTTCATAGAAGCCAGGAAATTATAAGTGAAAACGAAGAAGGAACTATGTTCAGAATCTGTGTGCAGATCAATTACGAATTGGAACGTTTGTTATTAGGCTTTGGGGATTGCCTGATTGTTCATCAGCCAAAAAAGCTGAGAATGAGAATGGAAGAAAAATTCAGATCGGGATTTAACAATTATAAAAACCTGAACCCAGAAGATGAAGAATAA
- a CDS encoding glucokinase: MILNPKFPLYLPGVKNAGNDNISIIGANLREDSTTLGYFISGNGGLEVKIQNIYPTKEYASFADILRKFIQDNQLEDVKRLSVAVPGPVLNGKSNPVRLGWNLDIEDFKRDFNFERVDMLNDQEASAYGMALLEDSDLDPIYTSGNLEKGNVAILAPGNGLGEAGYFFDGKYIRPFATEGGHSEFSPRTNVEVEFYQFLNNIYGIVSWENVLSKTGLFNIYRFLRDVKRHPEPEWLAERLSECNFVQELYKAAVEDDVLICKIALDTFLEFLAREANNLTLKLKATGGLLISGDIPQEIRSYIDKDKFYEKFKISDKMEEMLRNIPIYLNKNENTALNGAALYTAYYQD, translated from the coding sequence ATGATTTTGAATCCAAAATTTCCGCTTTATTTACCAGGAGTGAAAAACGCAGGCAATGATAACATTTCGATCATTGGTGCCAACCTTCGTGAAGATAGTACAACTTTAGGCTATTTTATTTCCGGAAACGGAGGCCTGGAAGTTAAAATCCAGAATATATATCCCACTAAAGAATATGCATCTTTTGCAGATATTTTAAGGAAATTTATTCAGGATAACCAGCTAGAGGATGTTAAAAGACTCAGCGTGGCTGTGCCAGGACCGGTACTCAACGGGAAAAGTAATCCCGTAAGACTGGGATGGAATCTTGATATTGAAGATTTTAAAAGAGATTTTAATTTTGAGAGAGTAGATATGCTTAATGATCAGGAAGCATCAGCTTACGGAATGGCACTACTGGAAGATTCCGATCTTGATCCAATCTACACCAGTGGAAATCTCGAAAAAGGAAACGTTGCGATCCTCGCACCCGGAAACGGGCTTGGAGAAGCTGGATATTTTTTCGACGGAAAATATATAAGGCCTTTCGCAACAGAAGGAGGACACTCCGAATTCTCCCCTAGAACAAATGTTGAGGTAGAATTCTACCAATTCCTTAATAATATCTACGGAATTGTAAGTTGGGAAAATGTATTGTCTAAAACGGGATTGTTTAATATTTACCGTTTCTTAAGAGACGTAAAAAGACATCCGGAGCCGGAATGGCTTGCTGAAAGGCTGTCTGAATGCAATTTTGTTCAGGAGCTTTATAAAGCAGCCGTTGAGGATGATGTATTGATCTGCAAAATAGCGCTGGATACGTTCCTTGAATTCCTTGCGAGAGAGGCGAATAACCTTACCTTAAAACTGAAAGCAACAGGAGGATTGTTGATTTCAGGCGATATTCCACAGGAAATCAGGTCTTATATCGATAAAGATAAGTTCTACGAAAAATTCAAAATAAGTGATAAGATGGAAGAAATGCTCAGAAACATTCCGATCTATCTCAATAAAAACGAAAATACAGCTTTGAATGGTGCAGCGCTATACACCGCTTATTATCAAGACTAA
- a CDS encoding alpha/beta hydrolase, with translation MKIYVVSGLGADFKVLEKIQFPKQHEVIFIDWLIPEQNEEFQHYIKRMAEKIDESEPFYLLGYSFGGILVQEISKLKPAKKVVIMGSIRSDKEKSVLIKTGQITRIPKFLPVRFFNEKTTNIYSMFRKFFDPKNPKILQYFQIRDPYYLKWSIEKISDWKFEESPDVIQILGDKDIVFPIKNCRPDYIIKGGTHLFPATKSKEVSGILKGVFE, from the coding sequence ATGAAAATATATGTAGTAAGCGGTCTTGGCGCAGATTTTAAGGTACTTGAAAAAATACAGTTCCCAAAACAGCATGAAGTTATTTTTATCGACTGGCTCATTCCGGAACAGAATGAGGAATTTCAACATTACATAAAGAGAATGGCAGAAAAAATTGACGAGTCGGAGCCATTCTATTTATTAGGCTATTCCTTTGGCGGAATTCTGGTTCAGGAAATCAGTAAGCTGAAACCTGCCAAAAAAGTTGTTATTATGGGCAGTATCAGATCAGATAAGGAAAAATCAGTTTTAATAAAGACCGGACAGATTACCAGAATCCCGAAGTTTTTACCGGTAAGATTTTTTAACGAAAAGACAACAAATATTTATTCCATGTTCAGAAAATTCTTCGATCCTAAAAATCCAAAAATATTGCAGTATTTCCAGATAAGAGATCCTTATTACCTAAAATGGTCTATTGAAAAAATTTCCGACTGGAAATTTGAAGAAAGTCCCGATGTTATACAAATTCTCGGAGATAAAGACATTGTTTTCCCAATCAAAAATTGCCGACCCGACTATATTATTAAGGGAGGAACCCATTTGTTTCCTGCGACAAAATCTAAAGAGGTATCTGGTATATTGAAAGGGGTATTTGAGTAA
- a CDS encoding YceI family protein, whose product MKKIFLLAVLASGLAFGQAKKVVSSDVQWWGYKIAKSESSSHYGTVKVKSGEMVMKGNQLVGGTFVLDMTSINATDLSGEYQQKLNGHLKNGDFFEVEKYPTAIFKITGIKKNNDKVYNSLVTGNLTVKGKTNTISFPAKITYANGTVSLASKKFSIDRQKFDVAYKSTMQDVLVKDDMDLQVRVTAK is encoded by the coding sequence ATGAAAAAAATATTCCTATTAGCAGTGTTGGCAAGTGGTTTAGCATTCGGACAGGCTAAAAAAGTAGTAAGCTCTGATGTTCAGTGGTGGGGTTACAAAATCGCAAAATCTGAATCAAGCTCACATTACGGAACCGTAAAGGTAAAATCCGGTGAAATGGTGATGAAAGGAAATCAGTTGGTTGGTGGTACTTTTGTGTTAGACATGACTTCTATCAATGCAACAGATCTTTCCGGAGAATATCAGCAAAAGCTGAACGGACACCTTAAAAATGGGGATTTCTTCGAAGTAGAAAAATACCCTACGGCAATTTTCAAAATCACAGGTATTAAGAAAAACAACGATAAAGTGTACAACTCCCTGGTTACAGGTAATTTGACAGTAAAAGGAAAAACAAATACCATTTCTTTCCCTGCAAAAATTACGTATGCCAACGGAACTGTGAGCTTAGCGTCAAAAAAATTCTCCATCGACAGACAAAAATTTGATGTAGCTTACAAATCTACCATGCAGGATGTTCTTGTGAAAGATGATATGGATTTGCAGGTAAGAGTGACAGCAAAATAA
- a CDS encoding DUF1800 domain-containing protein: MAIESVTRNKHLLWRAGFGAGINQYEALTNKSADTLLDNLLKEETFTYINYDTADIETQTLDYMNDKSPAEKRKEIQKINRLQNEELNLNFLYKMVTGTEQLREKMAFFWHGHFASRVQNPKFNRQILNVIRKNALGNFRELLFEVSKAPAMLGFLNNQQNKKDHPNENFAREVMELFTMGRGNYTEKDIREGARAFTGWGYDKEGNFQERKKLHDEGIKTFLNKTGNFTGDNVLDIILEQKATARFITAKVYRFFVNENEDKAIIDRLSNNFYKSGYDIKKLMIEIFSSSWFYESKNIGNRIKSPIELMAGIMRTLPMNIQNPENLIVYQKLLGQMLLYPPNVAGWPNGKSWIDSSTLMLRLQIPQIWSGLRPLEYRPRPDDDIDMGMKSRENTLNKAFKNPNITIDWERVEKVFNGKNPAEYLIQNSKSLDLDSVKNFSDKSIKMNVINLMSTPEYQLM; this comes from the coding sequence ATGGCAATCGAGTCAGTTACCCGAAATAAACACCTTCTTTGGCGTGCAGGCTTTGGCGCGGGAATCAATCAATATGAAGCTCTCACGAATAAAAGTGCAGACACTTTGCTTGATAATTTGCTGAAGGAGGAAACATTTACCTATATCAATTATGATACTGCCGATATAGAAACGCAAACGCTGGATTATATGAATGACAAATCTCCCGCTGAAAAAAGAAAAGAAATACAAAAAATCAACCGTTTACAGAATGAGGAACTTAATCTCAATTTTCTTTATAAAATGGTAACCGGCACTGAACAGCTGAGGGAGAAAATGGCATTTTTCTGGCACGGACATTTTGCTTCTCGGGTTCAGAACCCCAAGTTCAACCGGCAAATTTTGAATGTAATCAGAAAAAATGCGCTCGGAAATTTCAGGGAATTGCTATTTGAAGTGAGCAAGGCACCGGCAATGCTGGGCTTTCTCAACAACCAGCAGAATAAAAAAGATCATCCTAACGAAAATTTTGCACGGGAAGTGATGGAACTGTTCACAATGGGAAGAGGAAATTATACTGAAAAAGACATTAGAGAAGGTGCGAGAGCTTTTACAGGTTGGGGTTATGATAAAGAAGGGAATTTTCAGGAGAGAAAAAAACTTCATGACGAAGGAATCAAAACATTTTTAAATAAAACCGGAAACTTTACAGGAGATAATGTCCTAGATATTATTCTTGAACAGAAAGCAACTGCCAGATTTATTACAGCAAAAGTTTACCGTTTTTTTGTTAATGAAAATGAAGATAAAGCGATTATTGATCGGCTCTCAAATAACTTTTACAAATCCGGTTATGACATTAAAAAACTGATGATCGAAATATTTTCAAGTTCCTGGTTTTATGAATCGAAAAATATCGGCAACAGAATAAAGTCACCGATAGAACTCATGGCCGGAATCATGCGGACGCTGCCAATGAATATTCAGAATCCCGAAAATCTCATCGTTTACCAGAAATTACTGGGACAGATGCTTTTGTATCCGCCCAATGTCGCAGGCTGGCCTAACGGAAAATCCTGGATCGACAGCTCAACATTGATGTTAAGGCTTCAGATTCCACAGATTTGGTCCGGACTACGGCCTTTGGAATACAGACCGAGACCGGATGATGATATCGATATGGGAATGAAATCAAGGGAAAATACCTTAAATAAAGCTTTCAAAAACCCCAATATCACGATTGACTGGGAGCGTGTGGAAAAAGTGTTCAATGGGAAAAATCCTGCAGAATATCTGATTCAGAATTCAAAATCATTGGATCTAGATTCCGTGAAGAACTTTTCAGATAAAAGTATCAAGATGAATGTCATCAATTTAATGTCTACCCCTGAATATCAGCTGATGTAA
- a CDS encoding RtcB family protein has product MEFNGNHLIELGYRPGKWFKEAIQFINENNLDENQISIYLEQFRQPEPIPLHETAKDFIVNIRAEHESENDNVEKVINTMKVLMKTPTLEKGAIMPDACPTGPAGHIPVGGVVVAKNAIHPGFHSADICCSVMLTDFGKADPKEVLDAAHSITHFGYGGRPRGEQMPMSQELMDAFRENDFLNDEKLISIARSHMGTQGDGNHFLFVGISKNTGNTMLVTHHGSRAPGAALYDKGMKVANKFRMEISPETLKENAWIPYETEEGKSYWEALQLIRAWTKENHISIHDAVLNKMEIEKEDRYWNEHNFVFKDGDLFYHAKGATPLDDKFLPDITGPRLIPLNMAEPVLIVKGTTNERNLGFAPHGAGRNFSRSQHKRSLAHKTIEEVFEEETKGLDIRFFTNDIDISELPTAYKSAKNVRAQIEEYGLCEVLDEVMPYGCIMAGDVQKNAPWKKKKKFRK; this is encoded by the coding sequence ATGGAATTTAACGGAAATCATTTAATCGAATTAGGATACAGACCAGGAAAATGGTTTAAAGAAGCAATTCAATTCATCAACGAAAATAATTTAGACGAAAATCAGATCAGCATATATTTGGAACAATTCAGACAACCTGAACCGATTCCGCTTCATGAAACGGCGAAGGATTTCATTGTTAACATCAGAGCAGAACACGAAAGCGAAAACGATAATGTAGAAAAAGTAATCAACACCATGAAGGTGCTGATGAAAACCCCGACTTTGGAAAAAGGTGCGATTATGCCGGATGCGTGTCCGACAGGTCCTGCTGGTCATATTCCTGTTGGCGGTGTGGTTGTTGCAAAAAATGCCATCCATCCTGGATTTCATAGTGCAGATATCTGCTGTTCGGTCATGTTGACAGATTTTGGAAAAGCAGATCCTAAAGAAGTATTAGATGCTGCTCATTCCATTACGCATTTCGGATACGGAGGAAGACCGAGAGGAGAACAGATGCCGATGTCGCAGGAATTAATGGATGCCTTCAGAGAAAATGATTTTTTGAATGACGAAAAATTAATCAGCATTGCGCGTTCGCATATGGGAACACAGGGAGACGGAAACCATTTCCTGTTCGTTGGGATATCAAAAAATACAGGAAACACGATGTTGGTAACGCATCATGGTTCAAGAGCTCCGGGAGCGGCTTTGTATGATAAAGGAATGAAAGTGGCCAATAAATTCAGAATGGAAATCTCCCCTGAAACGTTAAAGGAAAACGCATGGATTCCCTATGAAACAGAAGAAGGAAAATCGTATTGGGAAGCCCTTCAATTGATAAGAGCATGGACGAAAGAAAACCATATTTCTATTCACGATGCGGTTTTAAACAAAATGGAAATAGAAAAAGAAGACCGATACTGGAATGAGCATAATTTCGTTTTCAAAGACGGAGATTTATTCTACCACGCTAAAGGAGCAACACCTTTGGATGATAAATTTCTGCCGGATATTACAGGTCCGAGATTAATTCCGCTGAATATGGCAGAGCCGGTTTTGATTGTAAAAGGAACAACCAACGAGAGAAATCTTGGTTTTGCACCACACGGAGCAGGAAGAAATTTCAGCAGAAGTCAGCATAAAAGATCGTTGGCCCATAAAACGATTGAAGAAGTTTTTGAAGAAGAAACCAAAGGATTAGACATCCGTTTCTTTACGAATGATATTGATATTTCAGAACTTCCGACCGCTTATAAAAGTGCAAAAAATGTACGTGCACAAATTGAAGAATACGGATTGTGCGAAGTGCTGGATGAAGTGATGCCTTATGGATGTATCATGGCGGGTGATGTTCAGAAGAATGCACCGTGGAAGAAAAAGAAAAAGTTTAGAAAATAA
- a CDS encoding ammonium transporter: MTVGLKWIVSFCIITLVAVGGLFWSPIADFPNTGEFLGEENIVGADVAWILAAAGLVLLMTPGLSFFYGGMVGKKNVISTMLQSFIALGVISILWVVIGFSLSFGDSIGFTINGEHYGIIGNPLSYPFFSRVGVLPHKYMASTIPFILFALFQMKFAVITPALITGSFAERVRFISYLLFMVLFSIFIYTPLCHMVWHPEGLLNKYFGVKDFAGGTVVHMSAGFAALAGALVVGNRKRPHHDPSNISYVLLGTGMLWFGWFGFNAGSALSANATAATAFGTTTIASASAMMTWIFFDRINKRKVSALGACIGAVVGLVAITPGCGFVSVSESLFIGFIAAIVSNLMLNWKALKKIDDTLDVFACHGVGGIMGMILTAIFAHGENASLLHGGLEVFAHHMAALLLVSIFTFFGSLLLYKITNRIITLRVSEESENLGLDISQHEESLC, encoded by the coding sequence ATGACAGTTGGATTAAAATGGATTGTTTCATTTTGTATTATTACACTTGTTGCTGTAGGCGGACTATTCTGGAGTCCGATTGCGGATTTTCCGAATACAGGAGAATTTCTCGGTGAAGAAAATATTGTCGGTGCAGATGTTGCCTGGATTCTTGCCGCAGCAGGACTAGTGCTTCTGATGACTCCCGGACTCTCATTTTTTTATGGAGGAATGGTTGGCAAAAAGAATGTCATTTCTACAATGTTGCAGAGCTTCATCGCATTGGGAGTGATCTCCATTCTTTGGGTGGTTATCGGTTTCTCTTTATCCTTTGGAGATTCTATTGGTTTTACCATAAATGGTGAACATTACGGGATTATAGGAAATCCGCTCAGTTATCCTTTTTTCAGCAGAGTAGGAGTGTTGCCTCATAAATATATGGCCTCTACCATTCCGTTTATTTTGTTTGCTTTATTTCAGATGAAATTTGCGGTGATCACTCCGGCTTTGATTACCGGATCTTTTGCTGAAAGGGTACGTTTTATTTCTTATCTTTTATTCATGGTGCTTTTCAGCATCTTTATTTATACTCCGCTTTGTCACATGGTTTGGCATCCGGAAGGCCTTCTGAACAAATATTTTGGAGTGAAAGATTTTGCAGGAGGGACGGTTGTTCACATGAGTGCAGGTTTTGCAGCTTTGGCGGGAGCTTTGGTGGTGGGTAACAGAAAGAGACCGCATCATGATCCCTCCAATATTTCCTACGTCCTGCTGGGAACGGGAATGCTTTGGTTCGGATGGTTCGGATTCAACGCTGGTTCTGCGCTCAGTGCCAATGCTACAGCTGCAACAGCATTTGGAACAACAACCATTGCCTCTGCTTCTGCGATGATGACCTGGATTTTTTTCGATCGTATCAATAAAAGAAAAGTTTCTGCTCTGGGAGCATGCATTGGTGCAGTGGTAGGCTTAGTGGCGATTACTCCCGGATGTGGTTTTGTTTCGGTTTCAGAAAGTTTATTTATAGGATTTATTGCTGCAATTGTTTCTAATCTGATGCTAAACTGGAAAGCGCTGAAAAAAATAGATGATACGCTGGATGTATTTGCCTGTCATGGTGTCGGTGGAATTATGGGAATGATTTTAACGGCAATTTTCGCTCATGGGGAAAATGCAAGCCTTCTTCACGGCGGACTAGAAGTGTTTGCGCACCATATGGCTGCATTGCTGCTGGTATCAATCTTTACCTTTTTTGGATCACTGCTTTTATATAAAATTACAAACCGTATTATTACCTTGAGGGTTTCTGAAGAATCGGAAAACCTTGGACTAGACATTTCCCAGCATGAGGAAAGTCTGTGTTGA
- a CDS encoding HopJ type III effector protein has translation MLFEQLERAPETIDFKDVIAFIDEHYDFTPTKFINGNTVNEAGQNNGSCKIFSFAKLNDFSKQETLHLFGQFYREDVLKNPDGTDHQNIRNFIEYGWDGISFEGKALSRK, from the coding sequence ATGCTATTTGAACAATTAGAAAGAGCTCCCGAAACCATAGATTTTAAAGATGTTATTGCTTTTATTGATGAGCATTATGATTTTACGCCCACGAAATTTATCAATGGAAATACGGTAAATGAAGCCGGACAAAATAACGGATCGTGCAAAATTTTCAGTTTTGCTAAGCTTAATGACTTTTCAAAACAGGAAACGCTGCACCTTTTCGGACAGTTTTACAGGGAAGATGTCCTGAAAAATCCTGATGGAACCGATCACCAGAATATAAGAAATTTTATAGAATACGGCTGGGACGGAATTTCTTTTGAGGGAAAGGCTTTGAGCAGAAAATAG
- a CDS encoding DUF1501 domain-containing protein, whose amino-acid sequence MLIKRREFLKISSLATASLLLPNFLKAMTFDEALEPNQKILIVLQFTGGNDGLNTIIPVRNDIYFKERSSIAINNSLTLNDETGINPALSYFKELYDNGELSVMNNVGYPNPDKSHFRSMDIWHSASKSDEYLETGWLGRFLDEECYRCEHPTQALEVDDMLSLALKGEKNKAFAFKDPKRLYQTSQEKYFKSLYDHHHEDETVSYLYQTLGSTINNADYIFEKSKAKKTTETYPNSQLGKDFKTVASLIKSDINTRVYYLSIGSFDTHVNQNDRQQKLFNDINESVKSFVADMKSNGLFDNILLMTFSEFGRRVAQNASKGTDHGTANQMFFISGGLKKKGMLNPLPDLTKLNEGDLIYTEDFRKVYATILKNWLKADSSKVLGWKNGIYDFI is encoded by the coding sequence ATGCTAATTAAAAGAAGAGAATTCCTAAAAATAAGTTCGCTGGCAACCGCTTCATTATTGCTACCGAATTTCCTTAAAGCGATGACGTTCGACGAAGCGCTTGAACCTAACCAAAAAATTCTGATTGTCCTTCAGTTTACCGGGGGAAATGACGGCCTGAACACGATTATTCCAGTGCGGAATGACATTTATTTCAAAGAAAGAAGCAGTATTGCCATTAATAATTCTTTGACTCTCAATGATGAAACAGGGATCAATCCTGCCCTTTCGTATTTTAAAGAACTGTATGACAATGGCGAACTTTCCGTAATGAACAATGTAGGATACCCGAATCCCGACAAATCCCACTTCAGAAGCATGGATATCTGGCATTCTGCCAGCAAAAGCGATGAATACCTTGAAACCGGCTGGCTTGGACGATTTCTGGACGAAGAATGTTACCGCTGCGAACATCCTACCCAGGCTCTGGAAGTAGATGACATGCTAAGTCTCGCTTTAAAGGGCGAAAAAAATAAAGCTTTTGCATTTAAAGATCCGAAAAGATTGTACCAAACCAGTCAGGAAAAATACTTTAAATCGTTGTACGACCATCATCATGAAGATGAGACCGTCTCTTATCTTTATCAGACGCTCGGTTCAACCATTAACAATGCGGATTATATTTTTGAAAAAAGCAAGGCTAAGAAAACAACGGAAACTTACCCCAATTCACAATTAGGAAAGGATTTCAAAACAGTGGCATCTCTTATTAAATCTGATATCAATACTAGGGTTTACTACCTTTCCATAGGAAGTTTCGATACCCACGTTAATCAGAATGACAGGCAGCAGAAACTTTTTAATGATATTAATGAATCGGTAAAATCGTTTGTAGCAGATATGAAAAGCAACGGGCTTTTCGACAATATTTTACTGATGACCTTTTCGGAATTTGGCAGACGGGTCGCCCAGAATGCGAGCAAAGGAACCGATCACGGGACGGCCAACCAAATGTTTTTTATCAGCGGTGGCCTCAAAAAGAAAGGGATGCTGAATCCGTTACCCGATCTTACTAAATTAAATGAAGGAGACCTTATTTACACGGAAGATTTCAGGAAAGTCTATGCGACAATTCTGAAAAACTGGCTTAAAGCAGACTCTTCTAAAGTACTCGGCTGGAAAAATGGCATCTATGATTTTATATAA